One Arachis hypogaea cultivar Tifrunner chromosome 2, arahy.Tifrunner.gnm2.J5K5, whole genome shotgun sequence genomic window, aattaattcatttagataaaaattacaaaaaaaaaaaaatcaaactctcTGATCTGGGTATAAGAAAAGAATATTACCATAAATGAAAACATTATATTGTTATAAATTCCACTGTTGGCAAGCAAATGCTGGATGGAAagacacaaaaataattgaaaatccGAATATAATCCCATATATCCATCATCATGAAGGTTCACACGTTTAATGTTGTAGTCCTTTACTGTATGCTCTTAATATGCACTTGTTATGGCTTCAACCCCAAACTATCGTTCTATAATTCTTCCATAGTTGATGCAAATGCAGAACAATGGCAACCAGCATCAGCTACATGGTATGGACCGCCAGATGGCGCTGGAACAGATGGTAAgtgccctttctttttttttttttgtaaaattgggtacttttaatttaatttcaaaagttGGTTTAAAATATgagaaatattttatatttataaactatttaaatactatatttcaaaaaaatataagatttgtaatatatttttagtttaattattttgttagtatctagaattttactaaatttataattagatttttatatttttttattcagttaGGTCTCTATATATTACttttaatgttataattaaatttttattattataaaaaatattaaaattaatagaatatttcttGACAAATTAAAGGTACATATAATTAAAATCCTAATTAGATTTTTGATcacgtatttttttaaaaaaaaattctattaattttaatatttttaacatgaaaataacctaattataaaattaaaaatagtataagaatctaattaaaaaagtatatataaatttaataaaattataagcattaataaagtaattaaacctatatactggttgaattttaattataattctaatattttaataCTATACTAAAATTGAGTGTGTTTAACTCAACTATAAAAACATAGATAGATATTATTTCAAAGGatgaatcaaatttaatttgtttatgtCATATTATCTAGCTATTAATTTAGAGATTAATTTGCtatatattaattaatcttgtgtatgtgtgtgtgataTATAGGTGGTGCTTGTGGATATGGTAGTAGTGTGGGGAATCCTCCACTCTCTAAATTGGTATCAGCTGGTGGCCCTAATATTTTCAACAATGGCGAAGGATGTGGCGCTTGTTATGAGGTGCATGCAGCCAttgatttactttaatttatgtatataatcttgtcaaaaaaaaaaattatatatgatgCAGGGAAGATTCTTGTACATTCAAAATCTCATAATTTGGTTTGATATTTTTTGTATTAGTCCTAGGTTTTAATGTTCCATATCATATTTTCTGTGacttttttagaaattttttggtGACTATGTGCCATATCTCATTTTAATACTCaagtctttattttttttattattaaattgaaTTTGTTGTCTTTTATCTACGAAAAAAACGTTGTCCAGTAAGAAGTTACACagtttttggaaagaaaaaagaaagataagtGCTTGTTTGATAGCCACATATATATTTccgttaaattttttaaataaaaaatatatttttacactATTTAGCATGTttgaactttaaatttttagattatttttttaaaatatataagctATAATTATTATATGTTCAATCTAACATATGTAAaacaatttttatttctttaaaaagttttttttattaaatcatcTATTAAATAGCTGGTAAAATATCAACTGCTTACTTATCTTAAGATATCTCAATAAGCATAATAATCATTCTAATCATTATTCAAGTTACTTATGGAAAATCTAACATAGtaatatgattattattattattattggtcatCATAAAATTATAGGTGAAATGCACAGAAAATGAAGCATGCTCTGGTGAAACAGTGACAGTAATGATATCAGATCAATGCCCTGGATGTCCAGCCACTCATTTCGATCTCAGTGGCTTTGCTTTTGGTTCATTGGCAAAACCAGGGCAGCAAGATAATCTTCGCAATGCTGGACGCATAAACCTTCAATATCAAAGGTATACCGCACTTGTTTTGATgagtttctaaaaaattttttagttatatttgagtataataatataaaaatatttatttatttatttattacgtaaaaaatattttttaaaaaaaattatttcaaaaaaatctttttaaaaaaatataaattataatttaaaaaaaagatgtttttgttttttgtaatatttgtatttttattattaaatttttttaaatatattaaaaaataaaaaatttattacaaaagaatttttttatcaatttaatatttaaacaagtacatattataataaaattgtatttattctaaaaatttaaaccaTCAGATAAAACATACGTAAATGATTATATATTTAGTATagatttatttttatcatatgcgGTATCCTATCTTTATATCAGAGTAATAAgcatttaattctaaatttatttAATGTCTTTTTCAGGGTTTCATGCTCATTTGGGCAGCCAATAGTATTCACCATAGATAATGGGGCAAACCAATACTACTTTGCAACCGAAATTGAATATGAAAACGGGGAAGGAAATCTTGTGGATGTAGAATTGAAGCAAGCAAATCAAGATTCATGGATTCCAATGAAACGTTTATGGGGTGCAAGATGGGTTCTCAACCTTGGTTCTTTAATGCAACCTCCATTTTCTCTTATGCTCACTGAGACTTCTGTCAATGGCTCCAGCAAGACCATTGAAGCTAACAATGTTATCCCTGCTGGTTGGCAACCTGGCCAAGTTATTCGATCAGCCATAAACTTTAATAATTAGATCTATCACTcttatgtgaaatcaaaataaaaaaaaaaatatgagaaaaaatcAAAAATGCTATTCGTACGttaaaattaaccactaaaatcaactatcaatatatttgtatataaatacatatctgatttaagatatttttaatatatatttatatttaacatgtattttatattagtggctGAATTTGATAGCTAATTTTATTGCACACATAGCAtaatccaatatatatatatatatatacaagtataattatccgtgccatgcacgtgataagattgaaaaaaaaattttaagttgttgtgttaaaattaattttaattataataatttaattaataaaaaaattgtatgcgttgtttttcttttcttaatatagtgttaattgtattaactataaaatagttatttaatctactttgtttaataaatcagacatatatactcaatatgaccataaataatctagtaatacttaaatCCACCAATAAAGTTTTATATGTTGGTTTACTATgaagtaagaacatatcaaaatcagttcaaaatgaagaacaaattaataaaaaatcttaACGCAGAAAGTTctgtaataaacaataaataatataaacataTTGATTAACAATTCAATGCTATCCTTTGATAcctgcaaaatatatacatgaaacaacactgtatcaatgttagtatataaaattatattgttaacgtaattataaaattgtttattAGGAGAATAAGATAATacgaatttttatgataattttaatattctcaaacTATTAATGTACAATAAAAATTCATCCATTATTTCCtagaatttataaatttttttgattgatagtaattaattttaataaattaatagattTAGCAAGTCATTTTGTTATTACCTTTTCATTATAGGctctcaaaaacttctctatatgCCACATTCATCGTGCAGTTATCTTCCAAGTGTCCATGATCTTGCAACAGCACTCACAGACCATCTTTACTTGTTACCCTTGATAACGCAACATACAATTGACCATGGGTGAAAACTGGCCTTGGAAGGTAAATTTCAACTTTCGATAGAGTTTGTCCCTGAGACTTATTTATTGTCATTGCAAATGACATGATAATTGGGAATTGTCTTCTTTAAAACCTGACCGGCAATGTTTCATTATTTGGAATTAGATTCAGTCTTGGAATAAGAAAATACTTCCAACTTTGTTACCAGTTAAAGTCTTGCATTCTATCACATGATTTCCCATTCTTCTAACTTGCATTCTCGTTCCATTGCACAAACCATTAGTTTGGTCTATATTCCGCAGCAACATAACAGGAGCGCCAACCTTCAGAACCAACTTGTGTGGTGGTAGACCTGAACAAT contains:
- the LOC112720128 gene encoding putative expansin-B2, with the translated sequence MKVHTFNVVVLYCMLLICTCYGFNPKLSFYNSSIVDANAEQWQPASATWYGPPDGAGTDGGACGYGSSVGNPPLSKLVSAGGPNIFNNGEGCGACYEVKCTENEACSGETVTVMISDQCPGCPATHFDLSGFAFGSLAKPGQQDNLRNAGRINLQYQRVSCSFGQPIVFTIDNGANQYYFATEIEYENGEGNLVDVELKQANQDSWIPMKRLWGARWVLNLGSLMQPPFSLMLTETSVNGSSKTIEANNVIPAGWQPGQVIRSAINFNN